A stretch of the Litorilinea aerophila genome encodes the following:
- a CDS encoding D-2-hydroxyacid dehydrogenase yields MKILIHYPFEPAQIQAFQELAERLGGHQVIHVTDEESAVAAAPEVEVILGHFRPAVCAAAPRLRWIQSFSTGMDKFLFPEIIEREEVQISNVAGLYASQGAEHAWALLLALARQIPLAVENRARRLWQSGPVIQISGGTLGLIGLGGFGMEMAKRAQGYDMTILAIDPVRTEKPPFVAELRPSSRENLHDLLRRSDVVMTACPLTRETYHLIGREELALMKPTAYLINVTRGGIIDEPALVEALEKGQIAGAGLDVTEVEPLPPDSPLWDAPNLILTPHRAGASQHRPRMVFEFFLQNLERYLRGERPLNIIDKRRGF; encoded by the coding sequence ATGAAAATTTTGATCCACTATCCCTTTGAACCGGCCCAAATCCAGGCCTTCCAGGAGCTGGCGGAACGCCTGGGCGGCCACCAGGTGATCCACGTCACGGACGAAGAGAGCGCCGTGGCGGCGGCGCCAGAGGTGGAAGTAATCCTGGGCCATTTCCGCCCGGCGGTCTGTGCCGCCGCGCCCCGCCTGCGCTGGATCCAGTCCTTCAGCACCGGCATGGACAAGTTTCTCTTTCCGGAAATCATCGAGCGGGAGGAGGTGCAGATCAGCAACGTGGCTGGCCTCTACGCCAGCCAGGGGGCAGAGCACGCCTGGGCCCTGCTGCTGGCCCTGGCCCGACAGATCCCCCTGGCGGTGGAGAATCGGGCGCGCCGCCTCTGGCAGAGCGGACCGGTGATCCAGATCTCGGGTGGCACCCTGGGGCTCATTGGCCTGGGCGGCTTCGGGATGGAAATGGCCAAACGGGCCCAGGGCTACGACATGACCATCCTGGCCATCGACCCCGTCCGCACCGAGAAGCCACCTTTCGTGGCGGAGCTACGGCCCAGCAGCCGGGAAAACCTCCACGACCTGTTGCGCCGCTCCGACGTGGTGATGACGGCCTGCCCCCTCACCCGGGAGACCTACCACCTGATCGGTCGGGAGGAGCTGGCGCTGATGAAGCCCACGGCCTACCTGATCAACGTCACCCGGGGCGGCATCATCGACGAGCCGGCCCTGGTGGAGGCATTGGAGAAGGGGCAGATCGCCGGGGCCGGTCTGGACGTGACCGAAGTGGAACCCCTGCCGCCGGACAGCCCCCTGTGGGACGCGCCCAACCTCATCCTCACGCCCCATCGGGCTGGCGCCTCCCAGCATCGTCCGCGCATGGTCTTCGAATTCTTCCTGCAGAACCTGGAGCGCTACCTGCGGGGGGAACGGCCGCTGAATATCATCGACAAACGCCGGGGGTTTTAG
- a CDS encoding sugar phosphate isomerase/epimerase family protein: protein MPFKLSYSTLRWKSPDLEPALEALKEAGWDGWECRLPLDWLGTPQRLRQICRNADMPLAVYTAQGSPDQRDYEHVERNKRRMEFAAEMEVDCFMFMNGRKPEGRPVTRDDIIAAAEGAEAWAEYAAQFGLELSYHIHTNLLVDSIEDWRTYMAHLRKAKLCIDVSHAQLWGYDPVEAIRDFQDQLNYIHLQDYASTSRREDGFYLPVWCDVGESQNVDFPAIRAALEEIGFQRWVTACPGQPIPGQDDPLSEARRSARMVDYLRGIGY, encoded by the coding sequence ATGCCTTTCAAACTGAGCTACAGTACCCTGCGCTGGAAGAGCCCCGACCTGGAACCGGCCCTGGAGGCGTTGAAGGAGGCCGGCTGGGACGGCTGGGAGTGCCGACTGCCTCTAGACTGGCTGGGCACGCCCCAACGGCTGCGCCAGATCTGCCGCAACGCCGACATGCCCCTGGCAGTCTACACGGCCCAGGGCTCGCCAGACCAGCGGGACTATGAACATGTGGAGCGCAACAAGCGACGCATGGAATTTGCCGCCGAGATGGAGGTGGACTGCTTCATGTTCATGAACGGCCGCAAGCCCGAGGGCCGGCCCGTCACCCGAGACGACATCATCGCCGCGGCCGAGGGCGCAGAAGCCTGGGCCGAATACGCAGCCCAGTTCGGCCTGGAGCTCAGCTACCACATCCACACCAACCTGCTGGTGGACTCCATCGAAGACTGGCGGACCTACATGGCCCACCTGCGCAAGGCGAAGCTCTGCATCGACGTCTCCCACGCGCAACTCTGGGGCTACGACCCCGTGGAGGCCATCCGCGACTTCCAGGACCAGCTCAACTACATCCACCTGCAGGACTACGCCTCCACCTCCCGGCGGGAGGACGGCTTCTACCTGCCCGTCTGGTGTGATGTGGGCGAATCCCAAAACGTGGACTTTCCGGCCATCCGGGCGGCGCTGGAGGAGATCGGCTTCCAGCGCTGGGTGACCGCGTGCCCGGGCCAGCCCATCCCCGGCCAGGACGATCCCCTCAGCGAAGCCCGCCGCAGCGCCCGCATGGTCGACTATCTGCGGGGCATCGGATATTGA
- a CDS encoding ABC transporter substrate-binding protein: MATNSSLTRRQFLAMAGSLSTGVLLAACAPAAEAPADSGAAGAGPETITLVAWFTDRRTINEMTEKEAIPEFEAANPGIKIEMQFVPESELQQKLLTAKAAGNAPDVSSIDETFLDTLTKQEVLLPIPEEVINVREEMGDLTAFLYRLPQGADDGRYYGLPNGVFSSQLYYNATLLDELGYSPEDIPRKWDDFLIWAKDVTAWDGDTLTRSGMAIFANEYSLYEDLRYQIAGPLDGNIFETKDRWRHTDDVGQQAWQFVMDIFKVHRLDSIEEGLVSRERFGAGQAVTLYNWTWFNGFMETQYADVDWGLVLPPTMSGEPIYGRRGPDVGFTVTTQNENHLDASYTFYRYLVSPAYLARYCKLRGIQPSLKAMWDDPEFSEDSGPRWAPIAIKNRPENSVDAGFWPRELVDISNQIVPAIRDEGEDIPTVLQRVEEAGNEFLQANPQWSILSAADYAANPQWLTAAG, translated from the coding sequence ATGGCGACTAACAGCTCGTTGACCCGCCGACAGTTTCTGGCTATGGCCGGCAGCCTTTCCACCGGGGTGCTGTTGGCGGCCTGCGCACCGGCCGCGGAGGCCCCGGCGGACAGCGGCGCTGCCGGCGCCGGCCCAGAGACCATTACCCTGGTGGCCTGGTTCACGGACCGACGTACCATCAACGAGATGACCGAGAAGGAGGCCATCCCGGAATTTGAGGCCGCCAACCCCGGCATCAAAATCGAGATGCAGTTCGTGCCCGAGAGCGAGTTGCAGCAAAAACTCCTCACGGCCAAGGCGGCCGGCAACGCACCGGATGTCTCTTCCATCGACGAGACGTTCCTGGATACGCTGACCAAGCAGGAGGTGCTGCTCCCCATCCCCGAAGAAGTCATCAACGTGCGGGAGGAGATGGGCGACCTGACCGCCTTCCTGTATCGCCTGCCCCAGGGCGCCGACGATGGCCGCTACTACGGACTGCCCAACGGGGTCTTCAGCAGCCAGCTCTACTACAACGCCACGCTGCTGGATGAACTGGGCTATAGCCCCGAAGACATCCCCCGCAAGTGGGATGACTTCCTGATCTGGGCCAAGGATGTGACCGCCTGGGATGGCGATACCCTGACCCGCTCCGGCATGGCCATCTTCGCCAACGAGTATTCCCTCTACGAAGACCTGCGCTATCAGATCGCCGGCCCCCTGGACGGCAACATCTTCGAGACCAAGGACCGCTGGCGCCATACCGACGATGTGGGCCAGCAGGCCTGGCAGTTTGTCATGGACATCTTTAAGGTCCATCGCCTGGACAGCATCGAAGAGGGCCTGGTCTCCCGGGAGCGTTTTGGGGCCGGTCAGGCGGTGACCCTGTACAACTGGACCTGGTTCAACGGCTTCATGGAAACCCAATACGCGGACGTGGACTGGGGCCTGGTGCTGCCGCCCACCATGAGCGGCGAGCCCATCTACGGCCGCCGGGGACCGGATGTGGGCTTTACCGTGACCACCCAGAATGAAAACCACCTGGATGCCTCCTACACCTTCTACCGCTATCTGGTCAGCCCCGCCTACCTGGCCCGCTACTGCAAGTTGCGGGGGATCCAGCCCAGCCTGAAGGCAATGTGGGACGATCCGGAATTCTCAGAGGACTCTGGCCCCCGGTGGGCGCCCATCGCCATCAAGAACCGCCCTGAAAACAGCGTGGACGCCGGCTTCTGGCCTCGAGAGCTGGTGGACATTTCCAACCAGATCGTGCCCGCCATCCGGGACGAGGGAGAGGACATCCCCACGGTGTTGCAGCGGGTGGAGGAGGCCGGTAACGAGTTCCTGCAGGCCAATCCCCAGTGGAGCATCCTGAGCGCGGCCGACTACGCAGCCAATCCCCAGTGGCTGACCGCCGCCGGGTAA
- a CDS encoding carbohydrate ABC transporter permease encodes MVTENWLPKHGLGRVVLLAAFAFMAFMIWIPILEMFYWSFFVKEPGIFEFAGLDNYRRLFTNDPIFWKSLSVTFNFALMVVPGVVGLGLLLAVAVNTIRNTMVRGFFTVSFFTAYVVPLVAVALVWRYIYLPGKQGLLNVVLGWFGISPIRWLSTSEWALRSLALLRIWKEAGYAMVLFLAGLQAIPHVYYEAAEVDGANAWRRFWHITVPLLMPTIAFVVVITTLSAFLAFTEVYVMTVESGGNRGGPNYATNLMAFHIFNTAIAYSHEGYGSAMAAIYFLIMVAVGYAQYRFIRATYEY; translated from the coding sequence ATGGTCACGGAAAATTGGCTGCCCAAACATGGCCTGGGGCGGGTGGTGCTTCTGGCCGCCTTCGCCTTCATGGCCTTCATGATCTGGATCCCCATCCTGGAGATGTTTTACTGGAGCTTTTTCGTCAAGGAGCCGGGGATCTTTGAATTTGCTGGCCTGGACAACTATCGACGCCTCTTCACCAACGACCCCATCTTCTGGAAGTCCCTGTCGGTGACCTTCAACTTTGCCCTGATGGTGGTGCCGGGCGTGGTGGGCCTGGGGCTGTTGCTAGCCGTGGCGGTGAACACCATCCGTAACACCATGGTGCGAGGTTTTTTTACCGTCTCTTTCTTTACCGCGTATGTGGTGCCCCTGGTGGCCGTGGCCCTGGTCTGGCGTTATATCTACCTGCCGGGCAAGCAGGGGCTGCTCAACGTGGTTCTAGGCTGGTTTGGCATCAGCCCCATCCGCTGGCTCTCCACCAGCGAGTGGGCACTCCGCTCCCTGGCACTCCTGCGCATCTGGAAGGAAGCTGGCTATGCCATGGTGCTCTTTCTGGCCGGCCTGCAGGCCATCCCCCATGTTTACTACGAAGCCGCGGAGGTAGATGGCGCCAATGCCTGGCGCCGTTTCTGGCACATCACCGTGCCTCTCCTCATGCCGACCATCGCCTTTGTGGTGGTGATTACGACGTTGAGTGCGTTTCTGGCCTTTACGGAAGTCTATGTGATGACGGTGGAGTCCGGTGGCAACCGGGGTGGCCCGAACTACGCCACCAATTTGATGGCCTTCCACATCTTCAATACGGCCATCGCCTATAGCCATGAGGGATACGGCAGCGCCATGGCGGCCATTTACTTCCTGATCATGGTGGCCGTGGGGTATGCCCAATATCGCTTTATTCGGGCAACTTATGAGTATTGA
- a CDS encoding carbohydrate ABC transporter permease produces the protein METTTPGTLAQPQQALQRHLRRLGARRVLLRIVMYLLLALGAAIFFVPFYWVVTASFKTPAELRAIPPTWWPQTFTLANYQEVWRAEFARYFLNSFIYSGGTTLVVIFTSSLIGYVIVKDPSRLGNMVFWFILAASMVPFVTYLLPLFKILLRIQNLLGIPMVNTYWGMILPWVVFPFGVFLMRQAMYSIPNDLLDAARIDGASEFGIYWRIVLPLVRHNIAALAIIVFIFKYDDLLWPLVVAQRTEMYPVTVGLVEYVGQFFVEYHLYTTAAVLAIVPVFLIYLALQRYIIEGIATQGLKG, from the coding sequence ATGGAGACAACCACTCCCGGCACCCTGGCCCAGCCTCAGCAGGCACTCCAGCGGCATTTGCGCCGCCTGGGGGCACGGCGGGTACTTCTCCGGATCGTTATGTATCTCTTGCTGGCGCTGGGCGCAGCGATCTTCTTTGTGCCTTTCTATTGGGTCGTTACCGCTTCATTCAAGACTCCTGCGGAGTTACGGGCCATTCCGCCCACCTGGTGGCCCCAGACCTTCACCCTGGCCAACTACCAGGAGGTCTGGCGTGCGGAGTTTGCCCGCTATTTCCTCAATTCCTTCATCTATTCCGGCGGTACCACCCTGGTGGTCATCTTCACCAGCAGCCTCATCGGCTACGTGATCGTCAAAGATCCCTCGCGGCTGGGCAACATGGTCTTCTGGTTCATCCTGGCCGCCTCTATGGTCCCCTTCGTCACCTACTTATTGCCCCTTTTCAAAATTCTGCTGCGCATCCAGAATCTCCTGGGCATCCCCATGGTCAACACCTACTGGGGCATGATCCTGCCCTGGGTGGTCTTCCCCTTCGGTGTCTTTCTCATGCGCCAGGCCATGTACAGTATCCCCAACGATCTCTTGGATGCGGCCCGCATCGACGGCGCGTCGGAGTTCGGCATCTACTGGCGCATCGTCCTGCCCCTGGTCCGCCACAACATCGCAGCCCTGGCCATCATCGTCTTCATCTTCAAGTACGATGACCTGCTTTGGCCCCTGGTGGTGGCCCAGCGCACCGAGATGTACCCCGTCACCGTGGGGCTGGTGGAGTACGTAGGACAGTTCTTCGTGGAATATCACCTCTACACCACGGCCGCCGTGCTGGCCATCGTGCCCGTGTTCCTGATCTACCTGGCCCTCCAGCGCTACATCATCGAGGGTATCGCCACCCAGGGGCTGAAAGGATAG
- a CDS encoding heparinase II/III domain-containing protein: protein MLTHHPYPQAVFPLPYATAAYELAPFFPQDPAPWTPQQVRDTLADRATFQKQRRVLNIYYYRIGHTLAFPLPLDHRPDALPAGIPGWTGSGRRYPWFVWLWWELEERWRVLQAAWRLLDDQEAGQMLQQEVAALDGWSTFVGWSGQVQLITGHVAACLALCLGDREGWEEILYQRALAAARRLLEQDVWPWYQETWADPSPLTAARLHNIPTIVLVRNAQLARTVGHPRAQVLEARARDAFHAWCQLRLADPPHTEGTAYDGYLLDSVTEWLAGLPDREALVADHGPALDSVLQDLLHLTLPGRPDLHAPLSDVEPEMPFWMTVLLRLARWRSHGPALWLARRLPLVRMPAAALQEAAHLPDPTHLPDEPPRPAPTVLANAAALRIGWEMPHRLAAISLNRGDMSHLHRDGGQVIIGWQGRFWITDPGYQQYRPGEERDFTLGVHAHNAPVFDGAVQVNRGGRLLAVGETAEGWQYAWVDITRCYGNLPPGASVRRALWLLEAPLAVVVQDELRGLPAGLQVQTAWHGGAYLAWAFCHGWARLDDGRHALWFGTLPGAVDPAGLSRHGASRGELTWLLTETLDGPEQVRWWIFCGDEAGSWSPPSASVTEGGLRLAHAGTSVLIPSLPSPP, encoded by the coding sequence GTGCTGACCCATCACCCCTATCCCCAGGCCGTCTTCCCCCTGCCGTATGCCACCGCGGCCTACGAGCTGGCACCCTTTTTCCCCCAGGATCCTGCCCCCTGGACGCCCCAGCAGGTGCGGGACACCCTGGCGGACCGGGCCACCTTCCAGAAACAGCGGCGCGTCCTCAATATCTACTACTACCGCATCGGCCACACCCTGGCCTTTCCCCTGCCCCTGGATCACCGGCCGGATGCCCTGCCCGCCGGCATCCCAGGCTGGACAGGCTCCGGCCGCCGCTATCCCTGGTTCGTCTGGCTCTGGTGGGAATTGGAGGAGCGCTGGCGGGTCCTCCAGGCCGCCTGGCGCCTGCTAGATGACCAGGAAGCCGGGCAGATGCTCCAGCAGGAAGTGGCTGCCCTGGATGGCTGGTCCACCTTCGTGGGCTGGAGCGGCCAGGTCCAGCTCATCACCGGCCACGTGGCTGCCTGCCTGGCCCTCTGCCTGGGTGATCGGGAGGGTTGGGAAGAGATTCTCTACCAGCGCGCCCTGGCGGCAGCGCGACGTCTCCTGGAGCAGGACGTCTGGCCCTGGTACCAGGAGACCTGGGCGGACCCGTCTCCCCTCACCGCCGCCCGGCTGCACAACATCCCCACCATCGTGCTGGTCCGCAACGCCCAACTGGCCCGCACTGTCGGCCACCCCCGGGCCCAGGTGCTGGAGGCCCGGGCCCGGGACGCCTTCCACGCCTGGTGCCAGCTGCGCCTGGCCGACCCGCCCCACACTGAGGGCACCGCGTATGACGGCTACCTGCTGGACTCGGTGACCGAATGGCTGGCCGGGCTGCCCGACCGGGAGGCCCTGGTGGCCGACCACGGCCCCGCGCTGGACAGCGTGCTCCAGGACCTGCTGCACCTCACCCTGCCCGGCCGGCCGGACCTCCATGCGCCCCTGTCCGATGTGGAGCCGGAGATGCCCTTCTGGATGACCGTGCTGCTGCGGCTGGCCCGCTGGCGAAGTCATGGACCGGCCCTGTGGCTGGCCCGCCGCCTGCCCCTGGTGCGCATGCCCGCAGCCGCCCTCCAGGAAGCCGCCCACCTACCGGATCCGACCCACTTGCCCGACGAACCGCCCCGCCCGGCGCCCACGGTTCTGGCCAACGCCGCTGCCCTGCGGATCGGCTGGGAGATGCCCCACCGGCTGGCTGCCATCAGCCTCAACCGGGGCGACATGAGTCACCTCCATCGGGATGGCGGCCAGGTGATCATCGGCTGGCAGGGCCGCTTTTGGATCACCGACCCCGGCTATCAGCAGTATCGGCCCGGCGAGGAACGGGACTTCACCCTGGGCGTCCACGCCCACAACGCGCCGGTCTTCGACGGGGCGGTGCAGGTGAACCGGGGTGGTCGGCTGCTGGCGGTGGGGGAGACCGCTGAGGGCTGGCAGTACGCCTGGGTGGACATCACCCGCTGTTACGGCAACCTGCCGCCCGGCGCCAGCGTCCGCCGGGCCCTCTGGCTGCTGGAGGCTCCCCTGGCTGTGGTGGTACAGGATGAGCTGCGGGGCCTGCCGGCAGGCCTCCAGGTCCAGACGGCCTGGCACGGGGGCGCATACCTGGCCTGGGCCTTTTGCCATGGATGGGCCCGCCTGGACGATGGTCGCCATGCCCTCTGGTTTGGCACCCTGCCAGGCGCTGTGGATCCTGCCGGCCTGAGCCGCCATGGGGCCAGCCGGGGCGAGCTCACCTGGCTTCTCACCGAGACCCTGGACGGCCCTGAGCAGGTGCGGTGGTGGATTTTCTGTGGCGACGAGGCCGGGAGTTGGTCTCCGCCTTCGGCATCCGTCACCGAAGGGGGGCTGCGCCTTGCCCACGCCGGCACCAGCGTCCTGATCCCTTCCCTGCCCTCTCCGCCGTAG
- a CDS encoding Gfo/Idh/MocA family protein, producing MLKIGILGSDNSHAERFSEILNRPDHPSYQADADARVVAIWGEDPERTRQVAEHGHIDAIVPRPEEMLGRVDAVFCVTRHGGRHLELVRPFLQAGVPTFIDKPLATTGADARAIVQLAAQSGAPFTSFSTVRFSQDAQRFLATARQLGGVRAGIYTGPATRRNPYGGAIFYAIHSIELMLMTQGTGVEWVHALEGPAVDDQGNGTVVVLCAWPDGATGTLELTVDAKYAFRATALGREGVHSVTLDISDCYREGMKRILACLRGGGSPVEPAEMVEAVQIGQAIDLSVDRGQRIYLREL from the coding sequence ATGTTGAAAATTGGCATTCTCGGCAGCGACAACAGCCACGCCGAACGGTTTTCCGAAATTTTGAACCGCCCGGATCATCCCAGCTATCAGGCCGACGCCGACGCGCGGGTGGTGGCCATCTGGGGCGAAGATCCCGAGCGTACCCGCCAGGTGGCCGAACACGGCCACATCGATGCCATCGTTCCTCGCCCGGAGGAGATGCTGGGCCGGGTAGACGCGGTCTTCTGTGTCACCCGCCACGGCGGCCGCCACCTGGAGCTGGTGCGGCCCTTCCTCCAGGCCGGCGTGCCCACCTTCATCGACAAACCCCTGGCTACCACCGGGGCGGATGCCCGGGCCATCGTTCAACTGGCGGCCCAGTCGGGCGCGCCCTTCACTTCCTTCTCCACTGTCCGCTTCAGCCAGGACGCTCAGCGTTTCCTGGCCACGGCCCGACAACTGGGTGGCGTGCGCGCCGGCATCTATACCGGGCCAGCTACCCGCCGCAACCCCTACGGCGGCGCCATCTTCTACGCCATCCACAGCATCGAGCTCATGCTCATGACCCAGGGCACCGGGGTGGAGTGGGTCCATGCCCTGGAGGGCCCGGCCGTGGATGATCAGGGCAACGGCACGGTGGTGGTCCTCTGTGCCTGGCCTGACGGCGCCACCGGCACCCTGGAGCTTACGGTGGACGCGAAGTATGCCTTCCGGGCCACCGCCCTGGGGCGGGAGGGCGTCCACAGCGTCACCCTGGACATCAGCGACTGCTACCGGGAGGGGATGAAGCGCATCCTGGCCTGCCTGCGGGGCGGCGGCAGCCCGGTGGAACCCGCCGAAATGGTGGAGGCAGTCCAGATCGGCCAGGCCATCGACCTGAGTGTGGATCGGGGCCAGCGGATTTACCTCCGGGAGCTGTGA
- a CDS encoding polysaccharide deacetylase family protein, which produces MNATASPLGLCILPEPAPNAGRTVAYPHYIHEALDHAGLCYRDVPPETLDAALDHLAILVTVGDAVLPETTQEELRRWVAAGGVWIAVAGTGGLADLLGVTPEPPAYRSFGGGAGTLGEGYLAPRQADHPAVAHLRLPLHFFNGLPARPAGATVLASVLDAHQRETPRAALTERQIGQGRCLFLAADLPGTLVRIQQGVGVTRDGVSAPDGTAPVEDRVLKSGDGGVLDWIFDRQPVPGVPGLQAFLEPVADLWRELLLRSIFHGATVRGVALPLLWLYPRNLPALAHISHDTDGNDVELGWELLEVVNRAGVRTTWCVILPGYPPELTAAIRDAGHELAMHYDSMTPGLPWSQEQFVRQWEELVALFGGERPVTNKNHYLRWEGDTELFRWCLDQGIQLDQSKGASKTGEAGFNFGTCHPYFPVDFAGERLDVLELCTPTQDLEVFAPEALGPALMEAVLRSHGVLHLLFHPAHIRKPGVVQAIQTMVEGCRAAGMAWWTAREINAWERARRQVTWRDYGQAHGAAQVTLETPAALPEATVLWLAPEVQACQVNGEPQPVTRVRRWGHDFLAVTLEGRSGAAYTLTLE; this is translated from the coding sequence ATGAACGCAACCGCCTCTCCCCTGGGACTTTGCATCCTGCCGGAACCCGCCCCCAATGCCGGTCGGACGGTGGCCTACCCCCACTACATCCACGAGGCGCTGGATCATGCCGGCCTTTGCTATCGGGACGTCCCGCCCGAGACCCTGGATGCCGCGCTGGATCACCTGGCCATCCTGGTCACTGTTGGCGATGCCGTCCTGCCCGAAACCACCCAGGAGGAGCTGCGGCGCTGGGTGGCGGCGGGCGGCGTCTGGATCGCGGTGGCCGGCACCGGGGGGCTGGCGGACCTGCTGGGCGTGACGCCGGAGCCCCCAGCCTACCGCAGCTTTGGCGGCGGCGCAGGCACCCTGGGTGAAGGCTATCTGGCCCCTCGGCAGGCCGATCATCCTGCCGTGGCCCATCTGCGCCTGCCCCTGCACTTCTTCAACGGCCTGCCGGCTCGCCCTGCCGGCGCGACGGTGCTGGCCTCGGTGTTGGATGCCCACCAGCGGGAGACGCCCCGGGCGGCCCTCACCGAACGGCAGATCGGCCAGGGCCGCTGCCTTTTCCTCGCCGCGGATCTCCCGGGGACCCTGGTGCGCATCCAGCAGGGGGTGGGCGTTACCCGAGATGGCGTCTCCGCACCCGACGGCACGGCTCCTGTGGAGGATCGGGTGCTGAAGAGCGGGGACGGCGGTGTGCTGGACTGGATCTTCGACCGCCAGCCAGTCCCCGGGGTGCCGGGACTTCAGGCCTTTCTGGAACCGGTGGCGGACCTCTGGCGGGAGTTGCTCTTGCGGAGCATCTTCCACGGGGCCACCGTCCGGGGCGTGGCCCTGCCCCTGCTGTGGCTCTATCCCCGCAACCTGCCCGCCCTGGCCCACATCTCCCACGACACCGACGGCAACGACGTGGAGCTGGGTTGGGAGCTGCTGGAGGTGGTGAACCGGGCGGGTGTCCGGACTACCTGGTGCGTGATCCTGCCGGGATATCCGCCCGAGCTCACGGCGGCCATCCGGGATGCCGGCCACGAGCTGGCCATGCACTACGACAGCATGACGCCGGGGCTCCCCTGGAGCCAGGAGCAGTTTGTCCGCCAGTGGGAGGAGCTGGTGGCCCTGTTCGGCGGCGAGCGGCCGGTGACCAACAAGAACCATTACCTGCGCTGGGAAGGGGACACGGAGCTCTTCCGGTGGTGTCTGGACCAGGGCATCCAGCTGGATCAGTCCAAGGGCGCGTCCAAGACGGGGGAGGCCGGCTTCAACTTCGGCACCTGCCATCCGTACTTCCCGGTCGACTTCGCCGGGGAGCGCCTGGACGTGCTGGAGCTGTGTACGCCGACCCAGGATCTGGAGGTCTTCGCCCCAGAGGCCCTGGGGCCGGCCCTGATGGAGGCGGTGCTGCGCAGCCATGGCGTCCTGCATCTGCTTTTCCACCCGGCCCACATTCGCAAGCCGGGCGTGGTCCAGGCCATCCAAACCATGGTCGAGGGCTGTCGGGCGGCGGGCATGGCCTGGTGGACGGCCCGGGAGATCAATGCCTGGGAGCGGGCCCGGCGCCAGGTCACGTGGCGGGACTATGGCCAGGCCCACGGGGCCGCCCAGGTCACCCTGGAGACGCCGGCCGCCCTGCCCGAGGCTACCGTGCTCTGGCTTGCCCCCGAGGTCCAGGCCTGTCAGGTAAACGGCGAGCCACAGCCGGTGACCCGGGTGCGGCGATGGGGGCATGACTTCCTGGCCGTGACCCTGGAGGGCCGGTCGGGCGCGGCCTACACCCTGACCCTGGAATGA
- a CDS encoding WD40/YVTN/BNR-like repeat-containing protein, which yields MATIFLAYHGGLAVLKPVQGTWQADIHLLGHDCHALAVDPHRPGRVYCGTFDAGLWLSDDGGQQWQPAPGTLPHEAVMAVAVSPHQAVNGYGVLWAGTEPSALFRSEDGGRNWVERPGLRRLPSASTWSFPPRPWTHHVRWIEPDLAQPGRLFVGIELGGVMRSLDDGETWEDRKPNSQHDCHTLRTHPQAPGTLYEAAGGGFAASYDGGATWHQEDEGMAHHYCWGLAVDPADPRTLVVSASPGPRQAHQDSAAQATLYRRSGDGPWQPVHEGLPPSRGTRAYVLATHATEPGIFYTATRQRLFRSTDAGQSWEEIPVAWPDGVHFNTVNALVLHAAPG from the coding sequence ATGGCAACCATTTTTCTGGCTTACCACGGCGGTCTGGCCGTCTTGAAACCGGTCCAGGGTACCTGGCAGGCCGACATCCACCTGCTGGGCCACGACTGCCACGCCCTGGCCGTGGATCCCCACCGCCCGGGGCGCGTCTACTGTGGCACCTTCGATGCCGGGCTGTGGCTGAGCGACGATGGAGGCCAGCAGTGGCAGCCGGCCCCCGGAACCCTCCCCCACGAAGCGGTGATGGCCGTGGCGGTCAGCCCCCACCAGGCGGTCAACGGCTACGGCGTGCTCTGGGCCGGCACGGAGCCCAGCGCGCTCTTCCGCTCGGAGGATGGCGGCCGGAACTGGGTGGAGCGGCCGGGCCTGCGCAGGCTGCCCTCCGCTTCAACCTGGAGTTTCCCGCCCAGGCCGTGGACCCACCACGTGCGCTGGATTGAACCCGACCTGGCACAGCCGGGCCGCCTTTTCGTGGGGATCGAGCTGGGCGGCGTCATGCGCAGCCTGGACGATGGGGAGACCTGGGAGGATCGCAAGCCCAACTCCCAACACGACTGCCACACCCTGCGCACCCACCCCCAGGCACCGGGCACCCTCTATGAGGCGGCCGGCGGCGGCTTTGCCGCCAGCTACGACGGCGGCGCCACCTGGCACCAGGAAGACGAAGGCATGGCCCATCACTACTGCTGGGGCCTGGCGGTGGATCCGGCCGACCCGCGCACCCTGGTAGTCTCCGCTTCTCCCGGGCCGCGCCAGGCCCACCAGGACAGCGCCGCGCAGGCCACCCTCTACCGGCGCTCCGGGGATGGCCCCTGGCAGCCGGTCCACGAAGGCCTGCCCCCGTCTCGAGGCACCCGGGCCTATGTCCTGGCCACCCATGCGACCGAACCGGGTATCTTCTACACTGCAACCCGCCAACGGCTCTTCCGTTCGACTGACGCTGGCCAGAGCTGGGAAGAAATCCCGGTGGCGTGGCCGGATGGCGTTCATTTTAACACGGTCAACGCCCTGGTACTCCATGCCGCCCCTGGATAA